The stretch of DNA acccaTGCATGTTTTGCAAactggtttgttttgatgtaaaatgtgagttAATTGTAGTGAATAAAATgtgccaaacattcaaaatcacctgTATGGTTGTTTTAGTAGTAATTTTTAACGAGGTGGAAAGTTGCAGGTATCAACATATTTCTCTTATACATATGTgtcatccctccctcttcctccaggGCCTTCCAGCTCTGGAACAAAGCTGTTTGACAGGCTTTTTCAACTCGCCAAGAACAAAAGCTTTGTATTACAAGTGTTATATtataggttttgttttgttctctcttcTAGTATCTATCGGCTACATTGTACACATTCTACCACATATTCGGCTGTGTTTTCATGGCGAAGCGTTAAAACCTGGTGATATCTTCTGGCGTCTGTCCAACTTATTCTTGCAGTTTTCAACACCGCCGTTATAAGCTCTATCCCAAGCTTTATGTGAGGAGAGTGGGTAGGCAAAGGAGTTAATGCCACAGCAGGAAGaacacattataacattatgaaaaatcaaatcagcttctgtcattccctttaaaaacagTCACTCCCTGCTATGTGATGCACACTGGCATTTTCTGGTAGAAGAGACAAAACAATTAGATTCTGCAGCGTCACACCATGTTCATCTTTATCTATTTGAAAGAAAACCCCCAGGCTTTAGGTGCTGCTGCCGGGAGAACTTCTGGAAAGGAGAGGACGCAGGCAGCTGCTCCTAGCTCAAGGTATCCACAGTGGACAAATTACCTCTAGATTTAATCCAGGTATCCACTTAAGATAACGTGTGTGCAGGCCTACAGGCAGCAATAATGCCAGCTTCACTGGGACAGTCTAACCAGTTAAAAGCATAGTTTTGATATGTTTCTCGTTTGGCAAGATAAATGGTGGCAAATCATTACCTAAGGCTGTGACTGTGTAATATAAAAAGGACTTATTTAAAAAGAACTAATATGCTCTTTTTGGCTTGCTCCAGTTTCCAGGAATTTCCAGGAAATGCTGGTCTTGCTTGCTGACTCAAATGCAAGTCTAGAAACGTCCTCTCTTGTTTGTTGCTGTACCTCTTCAGTGTGATTCTGTCCATCTTATACACAGGTTACTATGTACATATGTAGcctatttacagtttttttcaattgcttacacacaaaacctttatatatcacactatttctaaactctttcactcaaacctcacaacttcacctcaaatcagcaaaatcataaactaattctcagccttgacacagttttcaatttagctaTTCACTTTTTGCCAATCAGTACACACAATTCTctagctaacacacaaaaatctatcaggaagtaacttgatttcccatttcaaacacaaccagtcaaaatgccacacttatTCATCAGTGCCTCGGACTCTGTCCTCATATATGTAAACAATaattgctttactgaacaccaaccaatcactccttgacataggcctataaataggtcaaaggtcaaactatCTGTCAAACAACAATGCAGAGAGAGCCAGGGGAGTCAGAGGAAGACGCAGAGGACGAGGAGTCCAGGTTCGTGGAGGACGCTTTGGAACAGTGATGGGTCTTTCGCGAAcgaaagagccggctctttgaagtgaacgtcgggagccggctcctgattgggagctgttttttatttttgtttgtttttttcaggagccggttattttttctgcgaaagccgcacgtgattggtcaagatgtggggtacCGTCTGTCTGAACTGAGTGCTTCATCCCGaaccggcagttacacacacacacacacacacacacacacacacacacacacagacacaaacacacactcacacactcacactttcctCCATATTTGATGGTTGgtgtactttgctttgatttttgattatatgctgtacaatgctgcatccacaacagcaactgatttattcagaaaatttaatatttttggttccattattgcttgtgttgaCTTGTATTTGCATGCTACTGGATTTTCACTATTATATGGCAATATATCATGAAAATCCATATAAACAAAAGAGCTTTAGATTTAGAGCgacagtgtgtaaatgatatacacaaGTATGTGACACAATGggagatgtgtttgtgatgtgagacaaatgcttgcttttgagatgtgtttacgatattttgaatactgtgtttcattttgcagtagatagggcgctttttgcattttgtgttagcagtagttggatttgtgtgtaaagttttgagaaaaagacacagagctttgaaaatgtgtgtaagcaattgaaaaaaactgtaaactttTGGGGTAAATTGAGCCATAGGCTCAACTTGCCCCAGCGTCACTGGCATGTTTTACCCCACAGCCTTCATTCTGACAAAACTGTTTCTCACAGGCTCAGATCCACCATTAGGTTAAATTTGTGAGCTTGTTTTGTATCTCACAGGGACTTAAATTAACATGTAACAATGTCCAAATCTGATCTATTTTAATTAAGACACAAGACTGATTACTTTAGTAATATGATTCATTTACGTGGCATGACAAAGTGTTTTGTCTCTGGTTTGCTCACCACTGTCTCCTTGAGTCCAAGATGGAATCCATAATGTGAACTCTGCTTCCTTAATTTGAGGTCACATGATCACTTTTGGTTTTGGTTAGCTAGATACTGCAGgtgtcttatcttatcttatcttatccaCTGGCTCGTCTCATCACATTCTTCTCTACCGGTTCTGTGGGGCTGTCACATGTCTTTCAGAGGTGTGTGACAACCCCAAAGTCAAAGTCAACCAGAACCCGATGGTACACATCAGAACATGGCAGGttgattcattaaaaaacaaacaacgtCCATATGTCTAGTGTTCTCTCCTCTctataatgtatttattatttatttttgttgtctcCATACATTTATTCCTATGGAGCGAGGTAAAGCACCTACACCACAAACACCTGGATGGAGCAGGTCTCTTCTCATTTTGGGGAAATTCACTAACTAGAGTAGAGTGCAGTAGAGTAGAAAGAGACAGGGCAGGttgaggaaacaaaacacatcagggGAGTTTTGAGGTGAGGTAcagccagttttgtttttttgttttgtttgttttttatgtgtgtgagagacagagagggtaTTACTTACTGGTATGGTATGCCTGCCAAGTCCAGCATCCTTCTGGAAGCAACTGTCTTTTCATCGTCATGGTACTTATCAGATAAATAGATGACGTTCTTAATGCCTAGACAGAAGGTGAGGAATGATGACGGGATGAAGGCagcaaaaaagcagaagaaaagaagaaatattaTTAGATGTCCTATCAGTAGAGTCATGCTACTTGCCAGATTAGATTGTAAGATACTGTAATAGTATCAGTAAAGATTATACACATTCTCTGCAAAATCTGCATATTCACCAACTCTGTGATGAATGTGCATGTAACCCACTTATTCTTCATATTCCAGCTGGGAAATCTCTGAGGCATTCCCATTTTTCCCAATGAAACGGTTAATGTTGATAGAAAACACTATCGTGCTGTGCATGCAGTGAGTCATGTTTGTGcatttacatctttttttttttttaactcaagtGTGGCAATGATTTGCCTTTAGCAAACTCAGTAGGTCTAACATATAAAGTTCATCCTGCATCAGCGCCCTCCCCAACATCACTAAATGTCTAACACATATAAGCTGTCAGCACAGAGCCACATCTCATTTGCCCACTGcaagcacagaaacaaacacgtCTTCATTGAGTAAATGTCCAAGATACAGAATGAAAATTATTATTGATAATGTGGAAGATCAGACCCACtgccaatgaaaaaaaaacaattaaaacagccCAAATCCATTTCATATATTCAGGTAAACTTGAGATTTGGCTAAAATACACTTTCCTAGTAAActaagaaaataacaagaaaccagctgtttaatttcctcaaaatatCGATCCCAGgaattgatttttatatttgcataatctgctttgtttgtgtttgtttatgtattaaaaatgtgattttggaagctgttttgttgcactgtggaagtgaatggggaaggtagaaatacagtattctaGATTGGCAGTTCAGCAGATCACAAAGGAACTAATCAGGTTGTTTTACCACCATGTGTGAACTAAACGACCCAGCGCCCTACCAAACTTCAGTTTAGTTGACCTATATCAAACTTCCATGCAAAGCATCTGCTATCTTCATGTTGAATTCAAAAACATAAGCCCTTCCAAAATCTGTCAGTGGAACCCTGCAGACATTAGACTataaagtaagtgtgtgtgtgtgtgtgtgtgtgtgtgtgtgtgtgtgtgtactttccACACGCACCTGCCTGGATGAGGAGCTTTGAACATTCGTTGCAGGGGAACAAAGTCACATAGATTGTGCAGCCCTTCAAGTCAGCACTGTTCTTATTCATAATGGCATTCAGCTCTGCGTGACACACTGTGGGAGCAGGGGCAGGAAAGCTCCAGTCAGTGCAATAATACTCATTCAACAAAATCACCAACACCCTATCTTCATTTAATTCACGAAGACACTGATGCAGTTCaagatacatatacatacatttacTGCCATTTGTcttatactggaaaaaaaaacaaaaaacacatactgTCAACATAATACAACCCAGGAAAAAGTGTGAATGACTGCATCCTGTCAGGatctgtgttttatgttgttttggttcatttcctgttttattttgaaagtcttaTGTCCCCTTGTTCCAAGTTTTCCGAGTTTCGTCCTTGTTCCATGTGCCTTCACCCGAGAGATAGTCTGCCTGGTTTGACCCTTTCTGCCTGTTGTTTTGGTACCTCCACCTGTCTGTTTGCCACTCTGGATTCTTGACCTGGATTGCCTGCCTGCATTTGTGtccaccagtgtgtttgtttctgacacaTCCTAGTATCATGCTGGCTATAATAACACAGTGCATTACACAATGCGCTGTTGAGCCTGTGAGGCTCTAGTTTCAAATATGTCATGATGCCTTCTTTGGGTTTGGCAGCATTTTCAAATCAACACAGGCTATGGCATTTACCTGTTGTTACTGTaatctcactctgtctctgtccctcacATTCCTTTTAAACTGACGGCTGGACAGGCTGGACAGGTTTTGGGTAACAGTACTGACTACTGTTTAAATCCACTACTGTTCAAAAATTAGTTTTTCCCacatttacattgcaacaaaccattttgcaaatgatgCTGGGGTACTAGAGATTTCAcatcatataatcaaaatcccttcattttcaaatatgattttttgatGAAACGTCTCTTCATTAATAGACACTTTtgctaaataagaaaaaagagaggcacatagaatattgatgttctgttatttttctgtgtagTAATAGGTCCTTAGAAGTTTccaacctctttttttttgttgaagaaGACactgatatatgtgtgtgtgtgtgtgtgtgtgtgtgtgtgtgtgtgtgtgtgtgtgtgtgtgtgtgtgtgtgtgtgttttagacaactgaatataaaatgaagCTAGAGAAAACAAATAGTGGCCACAGGCATCATCAAAGTCACAAAGTGACACTGGTTCTCAGGCCTCCCCAGTGCGAGCTGCTCTCTGGCACCAAAACAGATTTTATAGAGAACTGATACTGACTGtcttttttcctgtgaaaaagATCAAgaaggctttgtgtgtgtgtgtgtgtgtgtgtatgtgtgtgtgtgcttaccaTAAAAGTACTTTGTCTCCACAGGGCTATCACCTGATCGGCGCCATGGCAGCGTGTCATCACCACAACCATTGGGCATACCATTGTAACCCACACCAACAATCTTCTTCTCCTCGTTCACTATACAGGCTCCAACCTGTTTGACAATTGGACAGTTTTGTCTACCCATTAACTTTTAAACACATAACAGGGCACATAACAGTCAGCGTGTGTCAAGTTGCTAGCAGCCATCAGTTTGGCCATAATCTATTTTCTCTGCTGGTATGAATTACAGAATGACAGCTGTAAGCAGCAGCTGATGGGATCCAAGCACAGAGCACTGCTGATTGGCCAGATCAACTTAATACTGCAGTGTTCAATATCTCAGTTGAATGGGATGAAAGACACACtgttaacttgtttttagaccaggTCAGATATCCCATGTGCCAAGTTTGGGACAGTGGACAAATTTGTAGAGGTTTGACAAAATTCTATATGAGAGAAAGCTGAGAAAGAGCTGCTACAGCGCCAGTGTCTGGTCAACCTGTGTAATTTTTTACTGACTAACAGGTGAATTCTTGAAGCTGTTTGCCAAGGTTGGTTAATGTGGTTCTTATACAAATTATGAGATCCAGTTATTTTTAGAGTAGGAGGCTAAGAACAATAATAAATGTAGCCACAAAATCAGCAGGGCAAAAGCACAAAGTGCTAATTTCTCCAAAAAGGCTAAATCCTAAATGTTGCAAAACCTTGGTAATTAGGCTCACTTGGACACTTTGGGGAACTTTTCACACATTTGTGGGATGGATGTGGATATAAATATGATCAAGTAGGGGATGTTAAACCTCACATACATTTCCTCCACAGACAGATCACAGAAGTCCACTCAATTCTGTGGACACACCAGATTCACATTCTACCAAGTTAATGGCTGGCCTagcacaaatcaaatcaaattttatttatagagcacatttcCTACGACTGTAAAGTAAGCTTGTACATTATTGAGACATGTATGCAAACACTCACCCTAACACACACCCTAACTAAATGTCTGACAAAAAAAGTACAgtcttaaagggatacttcactcATAATACATTTGTGGGTATCAAGTGCTCACCGCGTGCTTCAGTCCCAGAGAAAGCTTCACTCACAAGCTTTCATGGCAAACTCATATTCTAAAACActagccatctctgatccaatggAAGTAGATGGAGCCATAATTTTacgattttacaacagcaaaacactatCAAAGGGAGTCTTTATAAAGCTCACACAGTCATATgctcatttttctatttctcagCATTCCCCTTTCACACTGCTCAATTTAAATTGAGGCTGACAAAATTTCAT from Myripristis murdjan chromosome 9, fMyrMur1.1, whole genome shotgun sequence encodes:
- the LOC115365683 gene encoding deoxycytidylate deaminase-like; protein product: MKRSFRDMEQQNSQRAPINDGNRKREDILESAQYFMGVALLAAQRSRDPSTQVGACIVNEEKKIVGVGYNGMPNGCGDDTLPWRRSGDSPVETKYFYVCHAELNAIMNKNSADLKGCTIYVTLFPCNECSKLLIQAGIKNVIYLSDKYHDDEKTVASRRMLDLAGIPYQQLKPKEPQLVIDFSSN